tgcatgtCCAAGTGACTCAGCTCCATTCGGCGCAATCTGCTTGAATTAAGATTGGATATGAGCATCCATTAATTAGAAAATTAGCTATTTGCATGTGTTTCGGAATAAAAATACTTACACGATCCCATTTCTTCCCATCAAATTCATTCACAAGAATTGAATTCACAGAATACATTAATGGTGAGATCCAGTAACCCCAGATCCACCATTTCTTCACATCATCTGCAGTATCATgcaaaaaagaatataaataaaagtatgactgaacaagaaaaataatttttgcaaaCATAATAAAACATACTTCTCGAGAGGACAAATCCAGACAATGCAAATTGCAAAACTAGTGCAAATGCTCCAAATGTTGTAGCGACTCCCATTGTTCTACCCGCTGCACCAATGAATCTGAACAGTCCCGATGCCATCTGGTGTACTAGTACGAGAAGCAAGAACTGTTTGAACAATCTGAAAAATGATAGTCACTTAGTAATCATGAAATCATAAACGCAATCTCATTCTTCGTTTGTACTATCATTTTTCTTCCCTTACCTTGAAACATTGGGATCAAATCCCATGACATAATATGTAAGAAATGTCCAAATAGCAACTTCAACAATTGTTATTGGGATTTTGAGAATCCATGTTGGAAGGGCATAAGCCCATGAAGGATAAAAAAGAAGGTCCCTTTGCTTGAAGTAGACTGGAAGCTTTAAAATCGTCAGGTTGATCTCAGCCATTCCATTAAACATAATCACAACGACTATGAAAAAGAGAGCACCAGCATACATCCCTCCATCATCCATATTATTTCGGGGCATCTCAGTACGGAAAAAGATGGACATCATTATAAATGCCATTACCATGAGCTGAGAAAACAGAACAGAAACACAGCAGAATTAACAATTGGCACATGATTATGATATGGAAAACACATTTACATTTCTAATAGACTAAGTAGTAAGTACCTGAAAgaacttgaatatgaaaacaaatgagTTCCTCTTCATTAGTAGAAATTCTCGGTCAGCGCAGACCTTCAGCAGTTGTTTCATCCCTATACCGTACTTCTTAGTAGACAAAGCAGCAGGGTGGCTTTTGGTCTTGTCATAAGGAGTTTTAAGCTCATCCGCGAGTTTCTTCCCAACATGGAAAGACTGATACGCCTCGGCAAATTCTTTTGATGTGATAAACCTATAAGGCTCATCCTTCTTAGCCCAATATTGTTGTTGATCCTTCTTTGATGTTACCTGCAAGCAATAATTCAAAACTTCGTTGGTTAAGTGTCATCATTACTCATAAAAAAGAACATAATACTGCGGTCTCTCTAACAGTTTAAActcttatattttattgtaaGACATACCTCTTGCAAGAAATCTGCCACACCTTTCCTCTCGGGGCATTTGAATCCCATGGATTCAAAGAAGTCAAGAACATCTTCCCGAGGGCCCTGATAGACAATTTGTGCATCTGACAACAGAATTATGTCATCAAATAAGTTGTAAGTCTCGGGGGCTGGCTGCAACAGAGATATCACAGCAGTTCCCTTCAAGAGCTGCACTGATTGTCTTAGCGAATTAACAATGGAGAAAGTAGTTGAACTGTCCAATCCAGTTGAGATTTCATCCATGAAAAGCGCCTTTGATGGTCCAACAAGCATTTCACCTGTCGTCACACGTTTCTTTTGCCCCCCTGAAATACCCCTTAACATTTCATCTCCCACCATAGTATCAGCACAGATATCCAGCCCCAAAATCTGTTAACGGAAGTCAAATTACTAACTATAGGTAACGTCTATAAGATAGGTTATCTGCTACAACAAGTTAAAAAGCATTATATCGAAATAATTTGATATTGTCAAATGTTACCTTAAGAACATAATCTGTAACAATATTGGCTTCCTGTCCTTTTGTTACTGAAGCCTACATTTCACAAAAAcaattaacatcaataataCAAGATTTAGTATTATTCGCTTTCATGTCTTTCTGTTGTATTCTTACCTTCATGTAGATATCAATATCACGATCTGGCTTGATATTAGCAGCTTTCTCTCTTCGTGATAGTTCAGCCAACATCTCTACACAAATTTagtaaatgaattaaaacttgtTTCGGACTAATACACTATATTCAGTACTATTTCATATACACTCTAACTAACGATTCTTAGTTATAAGATAAAAAATGCTAACCATATCTAGGGCCAACTCCTTGGCATCTAGCTGAAAATTCCAAAGTTTCCCTTACAGTCATTTCTCCAATATGCAAGTCATGTTGGCTGATATAAACAGCTGTTTTTTGTGGAACAAATTCATGTAGTTCATGTCCATTATAGGTCACATTCCCTTTAACCTGATTTCCAACAAAAAGGGGTAAAACTTTAGTAAGGTTCAACTTCTATCAATTAATGACTATGGTGCTCgaattcttcaaaaaatattcGCATGTCGCATACTCGACATAATCATAAACATGTCATTTAACTTGCGCTCATCTGACATCTATCTATGCTCTTCAACTTTAAGTATGTACAACTAGACacctaaacttgtataaaactGAACAAATAAACCGAGGGAGTATGATATATTTGGAATTGAAAATCTTACCTTTAGTGTAGGATCAAGTTTCCCAGCCAAAGCTAATAACAAAGTAGTTTTCCCAGAACTTGGAGGTCCCAAAAGTAGAGTCAGCCTTGAAGGTTTAATCATACCACTTACATCATTGAGAATTGTGATTTGCCTCTTTCTACTTGGAAGTATGTGAATAGTATTCAAGAATGTCtttggaagaagaaaaaattgaaaagaaaaaaagaagttagtttcaattaaagaaaagaataaacgGACAGTTCAGTGCACAAAGCATCCCACGTTATAGCAGGGTTCAAGAAAGTGTCACACCTCAAAGGGTGAGATGCAGACAATCTTGCATTATCCGAATATAACATTAATGACTGTTACCATAACTCGAACCCcttcctcatttttttttttaaaaaaatattaatttatttatttttcatttttgatatttttacctCAACAGAGTTGGTCATGAAGTTGATAAAAGTAGGCAAAGCTCTGCTTCCTACATATGCATCTGCCTCAATGTTTAGATGTTCATATCTCACTTCTATTGATGGCAAATCAATCCCAACTCTGTAAAAATTatccaaagagaaaaaaaaaacaagctaaatatcaattaaataaaaaaatagaaaaacgaAATCCAACTCAtagtttaatatttaaaaaaagaaaaaaaatcgaaATTTTAATGCACTAAGTTCTCGCTACTATACCTATGTCCGAGGAAGGACCAAGTTCAACACTAGTAACTTTTTTAAATTGTGTatttgtgttttaaaattaaataagtaatttattCGGAATTAGTGAGTAAAAAAaccataaaaattataaaaaatgacatttttgaaaatttaagttatttatttattttcatgagtGGTTTAGAGTAACCCCTTAACACACGGCAACAACTCTTATTATGCATGGATCAAGAAAggttattttcataaatttgaaCATTTAACCTGCAACGATAACGATAATGACAACGATAAAacaaactatatatatacatgaaaaatttaaaatttatgcgACTTACGTTTCAATTCTGTCCTTGAGTTTCAACAAAAACTTTTCATTATCTTCATCAGCAACCTTAACAAGCCTATCAAGCAAATTCTTCCTTTCTTGATGTCCAATATCATTTGTATCAACTTCAGAAATAGTTTCACCTTCTTTACCAAACAATAAACCTTTTCTCATTCGATCGAACGTAGGTAATTTTTCTAACGCGGCCCATTTAAGAGCCTCTTCATCATCCTCATCTCTTCCTGATCGCGAAAATATCGAGTTACTTGAATTTCCCCTCATACTTGCCCTTAAACTACCTCTAAAATTATTAAGATTCGCCCCCTCCATTATTAATATTCACTCGATCGATAAAAAAACTCTAAGCAGAACTCGTAAACTATATAAAATGAACTTTAAACTTTAGTATTGGGAGATAACCCccaatattttttgtgatattatttttcttgtattatgatatggtttataaagaagaaagaaaaaaaaaacagttagGTGAGAATTAAGAGTCAAAGGCAGAGCACCTATGTAGGATATATTAACGCAAATGTAGTCTTTTTTTGACTTGACTAGATTGTGACtaaatatttgaagaaaatctagaaTTTTCAAAAGCCATCATTCAATAAAAACGGTGTATTTTGTATTTACGTAATGCTAAAATATGAGTGGTGGAGAAGTATCGAAGAGactaataaaattgaaaaattgatgatacgtaaaaaaatatatatatatatatcatttatcgTTTGACAAATAGTATACTAATTATTTCTTACACAAAACTTGGAATGAATTTAATAAGGTAAaaaatacatagaaaattttcaaaaagttcttCAAAGTTGTGATCATATACACAGTTTGTTGTGTCTTTTATCTTCTCTGGAAGTTGAAGGCCTTAATGCCTAATGCAAATGTCAAGGCAAACATAACAGGCAACGCGACGATCACAGCAGCAACAACGCCAAGGAAATCATGTTTGAATCCGAAGTAACGTCTTAAGTATTGTTCAACATTTTCATCATCGGTGAGAGGAGTTTGGATGTCTCCGAATTGTGATGCAACGAGACCATACAAGGTCCATGCAACAGGGCAAGCCCAGTAGTACCATCTCCACCAGATTGGAATACGCTGTTTTTAGTCAATAAAAGAAAGAACagaacatgtcatttttttttttttgttgttcagTAATGTTTTATAGGCGTAAtgttagcggaaacgtgaaactaaagaacaaggaagaacaacaatatttaacgtggttcggatcaaaatgatcctacgtccaccaaagaacaactgcaccaatatttatttcactatacaaagaatataagtgaaatactacaagagagagaacacaatgccttagaaggtgagaaggcaagtgaaaggatgatttgaaaatgaattaagagctacctatttataggaataaattcatcctattgatgtcatccatgacatcactatgtgtcaaaattgtcaaggttaagatagcaaaccattttatggtttgcctaactttcacctaccaagatacaatctttgacttgtattttgtactaattatcttcctaccaaatattcatattaattcatcttccatttagtttgattccacaagaaccaaaaccaactctttcacGTAAAATGAAGGATTTTTCAAGGACTTACAGGTCGTGGAACGATGAATCCTGAGAAGAGATTCCATACTGCATAGAAGAAGGCCGCGACAATGGATGCAACGTTTTGGTTTGGGGTAACAGCCACTGTCATCATGCCGTAGAAGGTGAAGTACAAGAGGGTGCAGTACATGAAGAAGAAGTACCATAAGAATTTGACAGCAGTCCACTCAAACCCGATCATTGCATACACGATGAGACCATAGAAAGCTGATTGTACAAATACATAAGGTATTTCGATGACAACCTACACGAAAGTAAAGCTTCATAGATCAATATGAATCCTTATTTATTATCTCAGAATGTCACTCAACTATCGTACGTTCTGAGATAATAGTTGTTAGTTGAGTGACTAAATTGAACTGTTTGTTTACCTGTCCAAAGGCGTAAGGTATGGCAGAATACATTCCAGCAGCTTTTTCTCTGTAAAATACAGTACGTTCAACGGCTACAACAGGCTGGACAGATGATGAATTTTGTACACCAAGGAAGAGAGTTGCAGCATACATAGATCCCATAGCGTTGATAAGATCCTGACTCCGACTCCTGTGATCAACAAAGCTCGAATAGTTTAGCTTAAATGCTATAAGATGTTGTCTTTAAAGTTAATATTTACTTGTCGTTGTGATTTGTACTTACACTTTGGTACCAAGATCCCAAAACATTGTGCCAAAGACAAGTGCGATGAATGTTGTGAAAATGAATCTAACTGCAGTATAAGCTGGATTACGCCAATACGACCAGTGTTGCTTCCATAGACAGGCCATACATTGGGTCCAGAAAGGCTGTGAAAATTGTGTTTCAAAATGTAGATCCTTTGTACCAGGACGAGGCGTACTTAATTCAGCAATCAAGGCTTTATTCCTCCTGTAGAGGTCCGAATTCTTGTATAAATCAGCAAAATCAACCCCTAACATCATTTCTTGAGATGACGCGGTGACTTCTAACATCCAGGTTGCGGGATTGTAAGCCTCTTTAATCTTACCAACTCCAGGCATGGACTGAatccaagaaaaaaacaaatattagtatttgattataaatttcGCGGAAAATAAAACTATGTTTTCTGTTCTGATAACATACCTCAAAGTATTTGATCAAATGGCAAGAATGGCGACCTAGAGGACCAACATATATCTCCTGGCCTCCGCGTTTCATTAGAAATAGCTGCAAAACCGTGTTTATATTAGTATTCGGAagcaaaatatcaaaaaagaaaCATGTATTTGTTTCATTGTCTTGAAGGTTAATAAACTCACCTCATCAAAGGCTTCAAAAATGTCGATGCTAGGCTGATGAATGGTACAGACAACGGTTCTTCCTGTATCGACAGTGTTCCTAACAGCTCTCATTACAATAGCAGCAGCTCTTGCATCCAACCCTGAAGTTGGTTCATCCATGAAAATGATAGAGGGATTTGCTACCAGCTCAACCGCAATTGTCAGCCTTTTGCGTTGCTCGGTTgatagaccattgactccaggAAGTCCAACTAAGGCTGATCTTAATGGAGCTAGCTCTACAAGTTCCATAACTTCGTCAACAAACATCTGCAGAAAGGCGATCAATTGACAATGTTAACGATTGCCATGGACACTTCATTAGAAGCTGGTTCGAACGATTAGTAGTATATAGATTATCACTATGGAGAAAGAATTTAGATGAATCGACCTTTCTCTTATTTTCGTCAACATCTTGAGGTAAACGCAGCCAAGCTGAGTAAACCAAGGACTCATAAACTGTAACATAAGGCGAATGGATGTCATTTTGCTCACAGTATCCAGAAATACGTGCAAACGTTTCTTGCTTCTTTGGATATCCAGAAATCTTGATGTCACCATCAATGTATCCTCCTGTTTTCCTTCCGGCCAACACATCCATCAACGTTGTTTTACCGGCTCCACTAACACCCATCAAAGCTGTGAGAACACCAGGCCTGAAAGCTCCACTAACACCTTTTAGAAGTACCAATCTATCTTCAGCAGAACCTTGTTCCTTCATTTCCTGCAAGTCATTGAAATGTTAAGTCAATTATTCACAGAAAAGAATAGCCTCACAAGTCACGAATATTGTTCAAAGAGTTGTGGAAAATTACCTGAGGCATGTCAACAGAGTATATAACGTTATCGAAAGTGATGGAATGGGGTTCAAATGGAAGAACCATTCCTTTCTTCTTGTCCTGACCCTCGGTTTCACTTCTCTCCGTGAGTTCAACAGCATCCTCACCATCTTCTGATATCATAGCTTGTGGCTTACCAAATGCTGCAGTTATACAGTTAGTTTAGTATGTCggaattttcttttcaaaggTAAAGTAGAGACATCAGAGATACTCACGGTCCAGGTAAGCGAGTGCAATACTGTAGAAGAAGTTGAAGATCATCGTGAATCCGAAAAGTGCCCCACAACCTATCCAGTACCAGTATGCATCTGGAAAGAATCCCCTAGATCTTACGACTGCAGCTCCAAGGGGCTCGGTTCCATTTGGCGCAACCTATTTTCAATTTAACTGGATATCAGCATccaattaagagaaaaaaataactatatgcACAATGTGTTACGCATAAACACTTACATGTTTCCAATTCTTTCCATCAAATTCATTGACGAGAATTGAATTCACGGAATACATCAATGGTGAGGTCCAGTAACCCCAAATCCACCATTTCTTCACATCCTCTGCAGCATCAGGCagagtagaaaataaataaaggtcagattacaacaacaacaataactatGCCTTAGTCCCAAACAAGTTTGGGTCGATCATAATTGAAAAGTTCGACTATTACACATAACATCAAAGGATAAAATGAAAGCTCATGAATGactaaaaataatagttttaaaCACGAAAAAATATATACCTCGAGCAAGGACAAATCCTCCTAATGCAAATTGTAAAAGAAGAGCAAATGCTCCAAAAGTGCTAGCTACTCCCATTGTTCTCCCCACTGCTCCGATGAATCTGAACAATGCTGATGCCATCTGGTGTACTAGTACGAGAAGTAAGAATTGTTTGAACAATCTGCAAAGCAAAAGTCGATTAACATTCAAGGACTAATTGAAGGCCACCTGATCAATTTTTTCGTGTATTTTCTTAGCTTACCTTGAAACATTTGGATCAAATCCCATGACATAATATGTAAGGAATGTCCACATTCCGCACTCAACAAATGTTATAGGGATTTTGAGGATCCATGTGGGAAGGGCATAAGCCCACGAAGGGAAAAAGAGAAGGTCCCTTTGCTTGAAGTAGACCGGAAGCTTGAAAATTGTCAGGGCAATCTCAGCCATTCCattaaacataatcataacgaCCACGAAAAAGAGAGCACCAGCATATATTCCTCCATCATCCATATCATCTCGGGGAAGCTTAGTTCGGAAAAAGACACTCATCGTTATAAGTGCCATTATAGCAAGCTGAGAGAACACAACATACACAGAGATTATTACTATTAGAACATAGTTACGAGATCAAGGCATATGTAGAGATATAGTTCTTATAGACCAAGTAAAAGGTACCTGAGTGAGCTTGAATATGTAAACAAATGAGTTCCTCTTCATTAGTAGGAATTCTCGTTCAGCGCAGACCTTCAACAGTTGTTTCGTCCCTATACCATACTTCTTAGTAGACAAAGCAGCAGGGTGGCTTTTGGTCTTGTCATATGGAGTTGCAAGCTCATCGCTGAGTTTCCTTCCAACATGGAAAGACTGATACGCCTCGGCAAATTCTTTTGATGTGACAAACCTATAAGGCTCATTCCTCTTAGCCCAATATTGTTGTTGATCCTTCTTTGACGTTACCTACAagaaacaattataaaatttcCACCTCTTAGAACACGTAATTGAGAGCTCTCACTAAGTGTTAAACGTTTAGATAAGATGATCACCTACTTTGACGTTATAATCTTTGTTAGTTATACTTTATTGCAAGACATACCTCTTGCAAGAAATCTGCTGCACCTTTTCTCTCGGGGCATTTGAATCCCATGGACTCAAAGAAGTCAAGAACAGCTTCTCGAGGACCCTGATAGACAATGTATCCGTCTGACAACAAAATAATGTCATCAAACAAGTTGTAAGTCTCGGGGGCTGGCTGCAACAGAGATATCACAGCAGTTCCCTTCAAGAGTTGCACCGATTGTCTTAGAGAGTTAACAATGGAGAAAGTAGTTGAACTATCCAATCCAGTTGAGATTTCATCCATGAAAAGCGCCTTTGATGGTCCAACAAGCATTTCACCCGTTGTTACACGTTTCTTTTGCCCCCCGGAAATACCCCTTATCATTTCATCTCCCACCATTGTATCAGCACAAATGTCAAGTCCCAATATCTGCACATTAAAGTCAGAAGCAATTATTGTTACTGGCAGATAAGTAGTCcaataaataagacaaataaCCTCCGACAACAGATTAAACACGCTAACAGGAGAAATAAATTGGATATCGTAAATGTTACCTTAAGAACATAATCTGTAACAACATTGGCTTCTTGTCCTTCTGTTGCTGCAGCCTATATTTCCCAAGAAAGAACAAGATTATAAACTATTCGCCATGacgaaaaaaataatgttattcaAGTTCCTAATATTCGATAAATATCTAGGCTTACCTTCATGTAGATATCAATATCAGGATCTGGTTTGATATTAGCTGCTTTCTCTCTTCTTGACAGTTCAGCCAACATCTCTACACAAATTTTAAgcaaaaacaaacttaaaataaatgaatatttacATGTTTTCACCACTAAACATATACTCCCTCCTTTTCAGCGGCAACAGTTAATTATAACTTTCCACATGATTCAAAAGTCGTcgtttactttcttaaactccgtgtcaagtaaaaaccatacaaataaatcGAAAAAGCGCAGGGAGTATAAGAAAATACTAACCAAATCTAGAGCCAACTCCTTGGCATCTTGCAGAAAATTCCAAAGTTTCCCTAACAGTCATTTCTCCAATATGCAAGTCATGTTGACTGATATAAACAGCTGTTCTTTGTGGCACAAATTCATGTAGTTCATGTCCATTATAAGTCACATTACCAGTAACCTAAATTCACAGAAAATATCGAAAACTTTAGTACATATTTTTTCTATCTTATTTATTGTTTACAACTTTATCTATGTAAAAATCTCACCCTTAAAGCAGGATCAAGCTTTCCAGCCAATGCTAATAACAAAGTAGTCTTCCCGGAACTCGGAGGTCCCAAAAGTAGAGTCATTCTACATGGTTTGATCATACCACTTACAtctttgagaattgttatttgcCTCTTTTTACTTGGAAGGATGTGAAGAGAATTCAACAATGTCTTTCGAGCcaaaaaaaatcgaaaaaaaattcattagttTCATATCAAAAGAACTTAGATATACTTTAAGTGAgtatattttcattcatatgcattttttttaCCTCAACAAAGTTAGTCATGAAGTTGATAAAAGTAGGCAAAGCTCTACTTCCTGCATATGCATCTGCCTCAATATTTAGATGTTCATATCTCACTTCTATTGATGGCATATCAATCCCAACtctgtattaaaaaaaaatacaagttaaATACCAATCAACTAAAAAGCAAAGAGTGAAAACTCCGATGCACTGAGTTCCTGCTATGCATCTGACTAAGGTTGGATCATGTTACGTCTATTGTACTCAGTCTTACCTTGTATCTCTGCAACAAGAGACTATGATACACTAAGTTCCCGCTATGCTTAAGTCCTTGAAAGACCACACCATGTATGGTCTACTATACACAATTTTACTATTTATACGAGATAAGATCGTTTTCACTGCTTGAACCTGTGACCCCGAGTGGAGCTAAAAGCATGTCTAAAAAACTTTGACCTAGaccttatatttgtataaataatttattcagaTTCTTATAAACTTAAAATCATATGACAACTCTTACtgttaaaaaatgacaaaagtcccacatcgatgcttaatgagatgggtggactccctATAAAGGCTTGGGTAATCCTCCTctctttgagctagcttttggggtgtgagttaagCTTATGACCTAATTTAACATGATACCAAAGCAGGgtccgtctcacccgatgttggggcctcaaaatcaaaaattgtCCATGTTTCAGATGCTAAGCATTGGGCGTGAGAAAAACGACAAAAGTCCCAAATCGGTGgttcctttgagctagctttctGGGGTGGGagtaggcctaagacctaatttaacaCTTACCATTCAACGAAAATTTCGAAAATTTCCcaaaaaatgggaaaatatatatatatatatataaatttgagaAGTTGTTTTCATTTTACCTATCAATTCTATTCTTGAGTTTCATTAAGAACTTTTCATTATCTTCATCAGCAACTTTAACAAGTCTCTCAAGCAAATTCTTCCTTTCTTGATATCCAAGATCATTTACATCAATTTCATTAGTTGCACCTTGTGATCCAAACAATAAACCTTTTCTCAATCGATCGAACGTTGGTAATTTTTCTAATGCAGCCCATTTAAGTGcctcttcatcatcttcatctCTCGTTGATCGCGAAAATGCATCAACACCATTGTTTCTCCATATTGAATTACTTGTACTTGCTCTTAAACTACCTCTCATACTTCCTCTCATACTACTACCTCTCATACTATTGAGATTCACCGGCTCCATATTGAACGATCCAACGTTCACTCAACTCTATCGATCAAAAGGctaatctctttttttttcgttAACTATTACAAAAATGCTATGTTTTTGTAATGCCCTGAGGGCTCGAATTCGTTTAAACTTtttcaaatggatgttaaaactctATTTAGAGATACACAAATTGTGTTATTGAAATTATTATGCCTTAAATTAGAACAAAAGAATGAAAGGCAAAGTTAAGAGTTGGTGCCAAcaaaagaataataacaaaGGAGTTATATAGTAagattattcataaaaaaataataattaaaaaaaatagtaagatTATTCATAATAGGCGGCTATCGTATACTTTtcattattattcaaaattttaaagaaaaatcttaAGTACTATTTAGATAAACTTTTAAATTTccaaattacttttttttattattattatacaatattCTCCGTTTCAATTTGCTTGTCAAAAATATTCTCCGTTTCAATTTACTTGTcaaaagatctttttttttggtaatttgtTAGTTTCAACTTTCTATGTGACGAAATTGTAAAATTAAAGgatattattgatattttttttaatttaaaattacatactcaaaaatcttatttattttctttaactttgtGTTAAAGTCgtaacaaataaattaagacAAGAGTATTGAAAATATAGTTGAATTAACTAGAAATTGTTAGTTTTGTCTTCGAACTATTGATTGTCTTAGAAAAACTCATCTATTTAACTAACTAAATCTAGATATATCCTAAATCTGTCTAACATAGCAAATAATCTCAAACTCTTGTAAAGGCATGAGACTCCTAGTAAAAAAATCGAGAGAAATATCGAAATACCCCTAAACTTGACGAAAACTTAGGGGTATACTATGTCACTTATATTACAAAATCGAGGAAGTATTTAACTTCGATTAgtcaagtaaaaaaatatttctaaaattgtgaatagttaaaaaataaaactaataattcacgcaaaattaatatttttctcataaattaattaaaatggagGGAATATAATGATAATTGATGATTGATGAAGGGG
The window above is part of the Solanum pennellii chromosome 5, SPENNV200 genome. Proteins encoded here:
- the LOC107020493 gene encoding pleiotropic drug resistance protein 1-like; protein product: MEGANLNNFRGSLRASMRGNSSNSIFSRSGRDEDDEEALKWAALEKLPTFDRMRKGLLFGKEGETISEVDTNDIGHQERKNLLDRLVKVADEDNEKFLLKLKDRIETVGIDLPSIEVRYEHLNIEADAYVGSRALPTFINFMTNSVETFLNTIHILPSRKRQITILNDVSGMIKPSRLTLLLGPPSSGKTTLLLALAGKLDPTLKVKGNVTYNGHELHEFVPQKTAVYISQHDLHIGEMTVRETLEFSARCQGVGPRYEMLAELSRREKAANIKPDRDIDIYMKASVTKGQEANIVTDYVLKILGLDICADTMVGDEMLRGISGGQKKRVTTGEMLVGPSKALFMDEISTGLDSSTTFSIVNSLRQSVQLLKGTAVISLLQPAPETYNLFDDIILLSDAQIVYQGPREDVLDFFESMGFKCPERKGVADFLQEVTSKKDQQQYWAKKDEPYRFITSKEFAEAYQSFHVGKKLADELKTPYDKTKSHPAALSTKKYGIGMKQLLKVCADREFLLMKRNSFVFIFKFFQLMVMAFIMMSIFFRTEMPRNNMDDGGMYAGALFFIVVVIMFNGMAEINLTILKLPVYFKQRDLLFYPSWAYALPTWILKIPITIVEVAIWTFLTYYVMGFDPNVSRLFKQFLLLVLVHQMASGLFRFIGAAGRTMGVATTFGAFALVLQFALSGFVLSRNDVKKWWIWGYWISPLMYSVNSILVNEFDGKKWDRIAPNGAESLGHAVLRSRGFFPDPYWYWIGVGALIGYIIIFNLGYSIGLAYLNPFGKPQAILSEDNETEQLIEGSETEGQDKKRGMVLPFEPHSITFDNIVYSVDMPQEIKDQGSTEDRLVLLKGVSGAFRPGVLTALMGVSGAGKTTLMDVLAGRKTGGYIDGDIKISGYPKKQATFARISGYCEQNDIHSPYITVYESLVYSAWLRLPQDVDKNKRKMFVEEVMELVELTPLRSALVGLPGVNGLSTEQRKRLTIAVELVANPSIIFMDEPTSGLDARAAAIVMRAVRNTVDTGRTVVCTIHQPSIDIFEAFDELFLMKRGGQEIYVGPLGRYSCHLIKYFESLPGVSKIKEAYNPATWMLEVTAASQEMMLGVDFTDLYKKSDLYKRNKALIAELSTPRPGTKDLHFETQFSQSFWTQCMACLWKQHLSYWRNPSYTAVRFIFTVVLALVFGTLFWDLGSRLSRSQDLFNAMGSMYAATLFLGVQNSSSAQPVVAVERTVFYRERAAGMYSALPYAFGQVIVEIPYVFLQAVFYGIIVYAMIGFEWTVAKFFWYLFIMYFTLLYFTFYGMLTVAVSPNQNVASIIAAFFYALWNLFSGFIVPRPRIPIWWRWYYWLCPVAWTLYGLVASQFGDLQTMLSDDENVEQFLGRYFGFEHDFLGVVAAVIVVWPAVFAFLFAYAIKAFNFQKR
- the LOC107020492 gene encoding pleiotropic drug resistance protein 1-like: MEPVNLNSMRGSSMRGSMRGSLRASTSNSIWRNNGVDAFSRSTRDEDDEEALKWAALEKLPTFDRLRKGLLFGSQGATNEIDVNDLGYQERKNLLERLVKVADEDNEKFLMKLKNRIDRVGIDMPSIEVRYEHLNIEADAYAGSRALPTFINFMTNFVETLLNSLHILPSKKRQITILKDVSGMIKPCRMTLLLGPPSSGKTTLLLALAGKLDPALRVTGNVTYNGHELHEFVPQRTAVYISQHDLHIGEMTVRETLEFSARCQGVGSRFEMLAELSRREKAANIKPDPDIDIYMKAAATEGQEANVVTDYVLKILGLDICADTMVGDEMIRGISGGQKKRVTTGEMLVGPSKALFMDEISTGLDSSTTFSIVNSLRQSVQLLKGTAVISLLQPAPETYNLFDDIILLSDGYIVYQGPREAVLDFFESMGFKCPERKGAADFLQEVTSKKDQQQYWAKRNEPYRFVTSKEFAEAYQSFHVGRKLSDELATPYDKTKSHPAALSTKKYGIGTKQLLKVCAEREFLLMKRNSFVYIFKLTQLAIMALITMSVFFRTKLPRDDMDDGGIYAGALFFVVVMIMFNGMAEIALTIFKLPVYFKQRDLLFFPSWAYALPTWILKIPITFVECGMWTFLTYYVMGFDPNVSRLFKQFLLLVLVHQMASALFRFIGAVGRTMGVASTFGAFALLLQFALGGFVLAREDVKKWWIWGYWTSPLMYSVNSILVNEFDGKNWKHVAPNGTEPLGAAVVRSRGFFPDAYWYWIGCGALFGFTMIFNFFYSIALAYLDPFGKPQAMISEDGEDAVELTERSETEGQDKKKGMVLPFEPHSITFDNVIYSVDMPQEMKEQGSAEDRLVLLKGVSGAFRPGVLTALMGVSGAGKTTLMDVLAGRKTGGYIDGDIKISGYPKKQETFARISGYCEQNDIHSPYVTVYESLVYSAWLRLPQDVDENKRKMFVDEVMELVELAPLRSALVGLPGVNGLSTEQRKRLTIAVELVANPSIIFMDEPTSGLDARAAAIVMRAVRNTVDTGRTVVCTIHQPSIDIFEAFDELFLMKRGGQEIYVGPLGRHSCHLIKYFESMPGVGKIKEAYNPATWMLEVTASSQEMMLGVDFADLYKNSDLYRRNKALIAELSTPRPGTKDLHFETQFSQPFWTQCMACLWKQHWSYWRNPAYTAVRFIFTTFIALVFGTMFWDLGTKVSRSQDLINAMGSMYAATLFLGVQNSSSVQPVVAVERTVFYREKAAGMYSAIPYAFGQVVIEIPYVFVQSAFYGLIVYAMIGFEWTAVKFLWYFFFMYCTLLYFTFYGMMTVAVTPNQNVASIVAAFFYAVWNLFSGFIVPRPRIPIWWRWYYWACPVAWTLYGLVASQFGDIQTPLTDDENVEQYLRRYFGFKHDFLGVVAAVIVALPVMFALTFALGIKAFNFQRR